From the Deltaproteobacteria bacterium genome, one window contains:
- a CDS encoding PDGLE domain-containing protein has translation MGDAMTRTIGFALAGLVVAAAVAVVASPFASSAPDGLERVAEDFAFADHAANSAPATAMLPDYAVPGVASPRWSTALAGLAGTFATFGIGIVVSRTLANRKRGS, from the coding sequence ATGGGTGACGCCATGACGCGCACGATCGGATTCGCGCTCGCCGGGCTCGTCGTCGCCGCTGCCGTGGCTGTCGTGGCCTCGCCGTTCGCATCTTCAGCCCCCGACGGACTCGAGCGCGTCGCCGAAGATTTCGCGTTCGCCGATCACGCCGCGAATAGCGCCCCCGCGACGGCCATGCTTCCCGATTACGCGGTACCCGGCGTCGCGTCGCCCCGGTGGTCCACCGCACTGGCCGGCCTCGCCGGAACGTTCGCCACGTTCGGGATCGGCATCGTCGTCAGCCGAACGCTCGCGAATCGAAAACGCGGCTCGTGA
- a CDS encoding energy-coupling factor ABC transporter permease, whose translation MHIPDGFLSAPVTVATAVTGIAAVSIAFQKVRGELGPAHVPLVGTTAAFVFAAQMINIPVAAGTSGHFLGATLATVLLGPSAAIVVMTLVVAIQALLFADGGVLALGANILNMAVVPPLVTVAILRIAGTSGFGRSVPLPALSAFAGWVSVFIASGLCATQVALSGRAPWGLVMPAMLGWHVLIGLIEAAITASVISTVAAIRPDLIPDSRPGAVDAWVTP comes from the coding sequence ATGCACATTCCCGATGGGTTTCTCAGCGCCCCCGTCACGGTCGCGACCGCCGTCACCGGCATCGCCGCGGTTTCCATCGCGTTTCAAAAGGTTCGCGGCGAACTCGGTCCGGCGCACGTCCCCCTCGTCGGAACGACCGCGGCATTCGTTTTCGCCGCTCAGATGATCAACATCCCCGTCGCGGCGGGCACGAGCGGCCACTTTCTGGGAGCGACGCTCGCCACGGTTCTGCTCGGGCCCTCGGCGGCGATCGTCGTCATGACCCTCGTGGTTGCGATTCAGGCGCTGCTCTTCGCCGATGGCGGCGTGCTCGCGCTCGGCGCGAACATCCTGAACATGGCCGTCGTTCCGCCCCTCGTGACCGTCGCGATTCTTCGAATCGCCGGAACGAGCGGTTTCGGGCGATCGGTCCCCTTGCCCGCACTTAGTGCATTCGCGGGGTGGGTTTCGGTCTTCATCGCGAGTGGGCTGTGCGCGACGCAGGTCGCGCTGTCGGGGCGCGCGCCGTGGGGGCTCGTCATGCCGGCGATGCTCGGCTGGCACGTGCTGATCGGCCTGATCGAGGCGGCCATCACCGCCTCGGTGATCTCCACCGTCGCCGCGATCCGGCCCGATCTGATTCCGGATTCCCGGCCCGGTGCCGTCGACGCATGGGTGACGCCATGA
- the gap gene encoding type I glyceraldehyde-3-phosphate dehydrogenase → MAVRVAINGFGRIGRAVLRRAMATGKIEVVAVNDLTDTKTLAHLFKYDSVMGTYAGSVAAADGHFVIDGKKVEVLSEKDPAALDWASRGVQVVIESTGLFLSPAKAYQHIKGGAKKVILSAPSKKSTPEELAKFGYDKEDVDATFVLGVNDDLYDPAKHHIVSNASCTTNCLAPVAKVLHDNFKILSGLMTTIHAYTNDQRLLDLPHKDLRRARAAAVSMIPTTTGAARAVGLVIPDLKGKLDGGAIRVPTPNVSLVDLTATLDKATTADEVKAVMKAAAESDRMKGILRYVDEELVSIDFQGDSHSSAFDAPLTKMIGDKCVKIMSWYDNEWGYSCRVVDLAEKMGNSL, encoded by the coding sequence ATGGCCGTGCGTGTGGCGATTAACGGATTCGGACGAATCGGGCGCGCGGTTCTGCGCCGCGCGATGGCGACAGGCAAGATCGAGGTGGTGGCGGTCAACGACCTGACCGACACGAAGACGCTGGCTCATCTGTTCAAGTACGACTCGGTGATGGGCACTTACGCCGGTTCCGTCGCCGCCGCGGACGGCCATTTCGTCATCGACGGCAAGAAGGTCGAGGTCCTGTCGGAAAAGGACCCCGCGGCGCTCGACTGGGCGAGCCGCGGGGTGCAGGTCGTGATCGAATCCACAGGGCTTTTTCTCTCCCCGGCCAAGGCATACCAGCATATCAAGGGCGGCGCGAAAAAAGTCATCCTCTCGGCGCCTTCGAAAAAGAGCACGCCCGAGGAATTGGCGAAATTCGGCTACGACAAGGAAGACGTGGACGCCACGTTCGTGCTGGGCGTCAACGACGATCTCTACGACCCGGCGAAACACCACATCGTCAGCAACGCCTCTTGCACCACGAACTGCCTCGCCCCCGTGGCGAAGGTGCTGCACGACAACTTCAAGATCCTCTCGGGGCTCATGACGACGATCCACGCCTACACCAACGACCAGCGCCTGCTCGATCTGCCGCACAAGGATCTGCGCCGGGCTCGCGCGGCGGCGGTGTCGATGATCCCGACCACGACGGGCGCGGCGCGCGCGGTCGGCCTCGTCATCCCCGACCTCAAGGGCAAGCTCGACGGCGGCGCGATTCGCGTGCCCACTCCCAACGTCAGCCTCGTCGATCTCACGGCAACACTCGACAAAGCTACGACAGCCGACGAGGTCAAGGCGGTTATGAAGGCGGCGGCGGAATCGGACCGGATGAAGGGCATCCTTCGTTACGTGGACGAGGAACTCGTCAGCATCGACTTCCAGGGCGATTCGCACAGTTCCGCTTTCGATGCTCCGCTGACGAAGATGATCGGCGACAAATGCGTGAAGATCATGTCGTGGTACGACAACGAGTGGGGCTATTCGTGCCGCGTCGTGGATCTCGCCGAGAAGATGGGAAATTCGCTCTAG
- a CDS encoding phosphoglycerate kinase, giving the protein MTVQYIDDLEFAGKRVFLRADLNVPLDEHQNITDDTRIQAVLPTLTYLLRHGARVVVASHLGRPKDGQKDPKYSLMPVSARLAQLLDKDVIQAPEVISDGVRFQAQQLKEGEVMVLENVRFHPGEKKNDPELAKSWAEFTDAYVNDAFGSSHRAHASIDALARIVPIKCAGFLMRKELQSFKLALDKPARPVIAILGGAKVSDKVGVIQNLFDKVDAIVIGGAMAYTFLKQLGENVGKSLVEEGKLTLAGEILKSAKSKGVAIHLPTDHVAATKIEAGAAHRVVGAGGFAEDEMGLDIGPATREAFAKVIAEAKTVIWNGPMGVFEIEEFSHGTFAVAAAVAKADGLSVVGGGDSVSAIHKSGVADKISHISTGGGASLELLEGRVLPGIAALES; this is encoded by the coding sequence ATGACCGTCCAGTATATCGATGACCTCGAATTCGCCGGAAAGCGCGTTTTCCTGCGCGCCGACCTCAACGTCCCCCTCGACGAGCACCAGAACATCACCGACGACACACGCATCCAGGCCGTGCTGCCGACGCTCACGTATCTCCTGCGCCATGGGGCGCGCGTGGTCGTGGCGAGCCATTTGGGGCGACCCAAGGACGGCCAGAAGGACCCAAAGTACTCGCTGATGCCGGTTTCCGCGCGGCTCGCGCAACTGCTCGACAAGGATGTGATCCAGGCGCCCGAGGTGATCTCGGACGGCGTGCGTTTTCAGGCGCAGCAGCTCAAGGAAGGCGAGGTGATGGTGCTCGAAAACGTCCGCTTCCATCCGGGCGAAAAGAAAAACGACCCCGAACTCGCGAAGTCCTGGGCCGAGTTCACGGACGCCTACGTCAACGACGCGTTCGGATCGTCGCATCGCGCGCACGCATCGATCGACGCGCTGGCGCGAATCGTTCCGATCAAATGCGCCGGGTTTCTGATGCGCAAGGAATTGCAGTCGTTCAAGCTGGCGCTGGACAAACCGGCGCGCCCCGTGATCGCGATCCTCGGCGGAGCGAAAGTCTCCGACAAGGTCGGCGTCATTCAGAACCTGTTCGACAAGGTGGACGCGATCGTCATCGGCGGCGCAATGGCCTACACGTTTCTCAAGCAACTTGGCGAAAACGTCGGCAAGAGCCTTGTCGAAGAGGGCAAGCTCACACTCGCGGGCGAGATTCTCAAGTCGGCGAAGAGCAAGGGCGTGGCGATTCACCTCCCGACGGATCACGTGGCCGCGACGAAGATCGAAGCCGGCGCGGCGCATCGCGTGGTCGGCGCGGGCGGATTCGCCGAGGATGAAATGGGGCTCGACATCGGACCGGCGACGCGCGAGGCGTTCGCGAAGGTCATCGCCGAGGCGAAGACGGTCATCTGGAACGGCCCGATGGGAGTGTTCGAAATCGAGGAATTCTCGCACGGCACCTTCGCCGTGGCGGCGGCCGTGGCGAAGGCTGACGGCCTCTCCGTGGTCGGCGGCGGCGATTCGGTTTCGGCGATCCACAAATCTGGCGTCGCCGACAAAATCAGTCACATCTCCACGGGCGGCGGCGCGTCGCTCGAGCTGCTCGAAGGCCGCGTTCTGCCCGGCATCGCCGCGCTGGAATCATGA
- a CDS encoding AgmX/PglI C-terminal domain-containing protein codes for MLKVRGIRRVSFVVIAALLATLAVAWASGYDPAATQVMTARQMYDQAFALVKQGDQAGALETLITLFQRYPRTSWAIKARGLSRSLEAQISKAYDPQETLAAYAFKEPENLSTAGSEDLQKMAEEVLSSPEVAEELLAPPPSPKPTAAPVAVADAPPVVMPAIVPPASTVGTVEEAKSPPKPAAPAPVPVVVAAPIPVSTPKPEPPAPAPPTVVAVAPIPAATPEPKREEPKPTPAPIATPEPPAPKPAAIAAPLPVPVPTPAPTPLPTPPPTPAPTPKPVAVPPPATGTQVASVAPLPPVATGPTGKSSLTNQDIQAVLADKVVPIRFCFMKGLEENPQMSGEAIMMFTVEPNGIVSKASISKSTLNSPTAEDCLERRVMRLQFPAFDGPAVTKQVPFRFTH; via the coding sequence TTGTTGAAAGTGCGTGGAATACGGCGCGTTTCGTTCGTCGTCATCGCGGCTTTGCTCGCGACGCTGGCCGTCGCGTGGGCGTCGGGGTACGATCCGGCGGCGACGCAGGTCATGACCGCGCGTCAGATGTACGATCAGGCGTTCGCGCTGGTGAAACAGGGCGATCAGGCGGGCGCGCTCGAGACGCTCATCACGCTCTTTCAGCGCTATCCACGCACTTCCTGGGCGATCAAGGCGCGCGGGCTCTCCCGCTCGCTGGAGGCGCAGATCAGCAAGGCGTACGACCCGCAGGAAACTCTCGCGGCTTACGCCTTCAAAGAGCCGGAGAACCTGAGCACGGCGGGCTCCGAGGACCTGCAGAAAATGGCCGAGGAGGTTTTGTCCAGTCCGGAGGTCGCGGAAGAGCTTCTCGCGCCGCCGCCCTCGCCCAAGCCGACCGCCGCGCCTGTTGCGGTCGCGGACGCGCCGCCGGTCGTGATGCCCGCCATTGTCCCGCCCGCGTCCACCGTGGGCACGGTCGAAGAGGCGAAGTCCCCGCCGAAACCCGCCGCGCCGGCTCCCGTGCCGGTGGTCGTCGCCGCGCCTATACCGGTTTCGACGCCCAAACCCGAACCGCCCGCTCCGGCACCGCCAACCGTCGTGGCTGTCGCGCCGATCCCCGCAGCGACGCCGGAGCCGAAACGCGAGGAACCGAAGCCCACGCCCGCGCCGATCGCGACGCCGGAGCCGCCCGCGCCCAAACCGGCGGCCATCGCCGCGCCGCTTCCCGTTCCCGTGCCGACGCCCGCACCGACGCCGCTGCCGACTCCGCCGCCCACACCCGCACCGACACCGAAGCCCGTCGCTGTTCCGCCCCCGGCCACGGGCACGCAGGTCGCGTCCGTCGCGCCGCTCCCGCCGGTCGCCACGGGTCCGACGGGGAAAAGTTCGCTGACCAATCAGGACATTCAGGCCGTTCTCGCCGACAAGGTCGTGCCGATCCGTTTCTGTTTTATGAAGGGCCTCGAGGAGAACCCGCAGATGTCCGGCGAGGCGATCATGATGTTTACCGTCGAACCAAACGGGATTGTCTCCAAGGCGAGCATCTCCAAATCGACGCTCAATTCGCCGACCGCCGAAGACTGCCTCGAACGCCGCGTCATGCGCCTGCAATTCCCGGCCTTCGACGGGCCTGCCGTCACGAAGCAGGTTCCCTTCCGCTTCACGCACTGA